In the Streptomyces fradiae ATCC 10745 = DSM 40063 genome, one interval contains:
- a CDS encoding alpha/beta fold hydrolase, translated as MRIRLSRRWAALAAVGALLGGAGTFTAVASDGEAAVHREDRALAMPGAKIDTSFFTSGSGRRPAVLLGHGFGGSKDDVRAQAERLARDGYAVLTWTARGFGRSGGRIGLNDPAHEVKDVQRLIDWLAKRPEVRLDKAGDPRVGVTGASYGGAVSLLAAGYDPRVDAIAPQITYWNLADALFPDGVFKKLWAGIFFTTGSAGPAGPVPAEGTGEGTGAGEDTGTGEGAGEGAVTGGAGAPAGSGGPAAGGRDATAGPDGPGTAAEPGTAAEPGTAADPREAAGPGGPGAAPKATACGRFQPELCAMYERIAVTGVPDQAARALLEARSPSAVGHRVKVPTLIVQGRSDSLFPLGHADAMAGTIARNGAPVAVDWTAGGHDGGADEADRVQERVASWFDRYLKDDTGADPGPAFRVTRSGGVDSTDGRSTLRGATADRYPGLRAGTRTLPLAGPPQTFRNPAGANPPGISAVPGVGGGLSQLSTLGVGLSLDFPGQHARFDTRPLDAPLRITGTPTVRVRVASDSGTAVLFAKVYDVGPDGRRQVLPAQLVAPVRVDGARDGRTVELTLPAIDHEVAAGHRLRLVLAATDLGYASPAAPAAYTVALAGDGLSVPTAPAVRTQAAGLPWWVWGLPAGGALAAAALLLTARRRTAAPAPDPALADVPLVIDGLTKRYSRSADAYAVRDLSFRVEKGQVLGLLGPNGAGKTTTLRMLMGLITPDGGEIRVFGHAVRPGAPVLSRVGAFVEGAGFLPHLSGRENLELYWRATGRPAEDAHIDEALEIAGLGTALARAVRTYSQGMRQRLAIAQAMLGLPDLLILDEPTNGLDPPQIREMRDVMIRYAAGGRTVIVSSHLLAEVEQSCTHLVVMDRGRLVQAGPVAEITGNGDTLLVTTEGDLAEPLAEKAAALPGVASATRVDGGLLVRLDATGTPAALVAGLVRLDVPVTGVGPHRRLEDAFLTLIGGGPA; from the coding sequence ATGCGGATCCGACTTTCCCGGCGGTGGGCGGCGCTCGCCGCGGTGGGCGCGCTCCTCGGCGGCGCCGGCACCTTCACCGCCGTCGCCTCCGACGGCGAGGCCGCCGTGCACCGCGAGGACAGGGCGCTCGCCATGCCGGGCGCGAAGATCGACACGTCGTTCTTCACGTCCGGTTCCGGGCGCCGCCCCGCCGTGCTCCTCGGCCACGGCTTCGGCGGCAGCAAGGACGACGTGCGCGCCCAGGCGGAGCGGCTGGCCCGCGACGGGTACGCCGTACTGACCTGGACCGCGCGCGGGTTCGGCCGCTCCGGGGGCCGCATCGGCCTCAACGACCCCGCCCACGAGGTCAAGGACGTCCAGCGGCTGATCGACTGGCTGGCCAAGCGGCCCGAGGTGCGGCTCGACAAGGCCGGCGACCCGCGCGTCGGGGTGACCGGCGCCTCCTACGGCGGCGCGGTGTCCCTGCTGGCCGCCGGGTACGACCCGCGCGTGGACGCCATCGCGCCCCAGATCACGTACTGGAACCTCGCCGACGCGCTCTTCCCCGACGGCGTGTTCAAGAAGCTGTGGGCCGGGATCTTCTTCACGACCGGCTCGGCGGGCCCGGCGGGCCCCGTGCCCGCCGAGGGCACCGGCGAGGGCACGGGGGCGGGCGAGGACACGGGGACCGGCGAGGGCGCGGGCGAGGGCGCGGTCACGGGTGGCGCCGGTGCGCCGGCGGGCTCCGGAGGCCCCGCGGCCGGCGGCCGAGACGCCACGGCGGGCCCCGACGGCCCCGGCACGGCAGCGGAGCCCGGTACGGCAGCGGAGCCCGGTACGGCGGCGGACCCCCGTGAGGCCGCGGGCCCCGGCGGGCCGGGTGCCGCCCCGAAGGCCACCGCCTGCGGCCGGTTCCAGCCCGAGCTGTGCGCCATGTACGAGCGGATCGCCGTCACGGGCGTGCCCGACCAGGCCGCCCGCGCGCTGCTGGAGGCCCGCAGCCCCTCCGCCGTGGGCCACCGCGTCAAGGTGCCGACGCTCATCGTGCAGGGCCGGTCCGACTCGCTCTTCCCGCTCGGCCACGCCGACGCGATGGCGGGCACCATCGCCCGCAACGGCGCCCCCGTCGCCGTCGACTGGACCGCCGGCGGCCACGACGGCGGCGCCGACGAGGCGGACCGCGTCCAGGAGCGGGTCGCCTCCTGGTTCGACCGGTACCTCAAGGACGACACGGGCGCCGACCCCGGCCCCGCCTTCCGCGTCACCCGCAGCGGCGGCGTCGACTCCACGGACGGCCGGTCCACCCTGCGCGGCGCCACCGCCGACCGCTACCCCGGCCTGCGCGCCGGCACCCGCACCCTCCCGCTCGCCGGACCCCCGCAGACCTTTCGCAACCCGGCCGGGGCCAACCCGCCCGGCATCTCCGCCGTCCCCGGCGTCGGCGGCGGCCTGTCCCAGCTCTCCACGCTCGGCGTCGGCCTCTCCCTCGACTTCCCCGGCCAGCACGCCCGCTTCGACACCCGCCCGCTCGACGCGCCCCTGCGGATCACCGGCACGCCCACCGTCCGCGTCCGGGTCGCCTCCGACAGCGGGACGGCCGTGCTGTTCGCCAAGGTCTACGACGTCGGCCCGGACGGCCGCCGCCAGGTCCTCCCGGCCCAGCTCGTCGCCCCCGTGCGCGTCGACGGCGCACGGGACGGGCGGACCGTCGAACTGACGCTGCCGGCGATCGACCACGAGGTGGCGGCCGGGCACCGGCTGCGCCTGGTCCTCGCCGCCACCGACCTCGGCTACGCCTCCCCGGCCGCCCCCGCCGCGTACACCGTCGCCCTCGCCGGCGACGGGCTGTCCGTGCCGACCGCGCCCGCCGTGCGCACCCAGGCCGCCGGGCTGCCCTGGTGGGTGTGGGGCCTGCCCGCCGGGGGCGCCCTCGCCGCGGCGGCGCTGCTGCTGACCGCCCGCCGCCGGACCGCCGCCCCCGCGCCCGACCCCGCGCTCGCCGACGTGCCGCTCGTCATCGACGGCCTGACGAAGCGGTACAGCCGCTCCGCCGACGCCTACGCCGTGCGCGACCTGTCGTTCCGCGTCGAGAAGGGCCAGGTCCTCGGGCTGCTCGGGCCCAACGGCGCGGGCAAGACGACCACGCTGCGCATGCTCATGGGCCTGATCACGCCCGACGGCGGCGAGATCCGGGTGTTCGGGCACGCCGTACGGCCCGGCGCGCCCGTCCTCTCCCGCGTCGGCGCGTTCGTGGAGGGCGCCGGCTTCCTGCCGCACCTGTCCGGCCGGGAGAACCTGGAGCTGTACTGGCGCGCCACCGGCCGCCCCGCCGAGGACGCCCACATCGACGAGGCGCTGGAGATCGCCGGGCTCGGCACCGCCCTCGCCCGCGCCGTGCGCACCTACTCGCAGGGCATGCGGCAGCGGCTCGCCATCGCCCAGGCCATGCTGGGCCTGCCCGACCTGCTCATCCTGGACGAGCCGACGAACGGCCTCGACCCGCCGCAGATCCGCGAGATGCGGGACGTGATGATCCGCTACGCGGCCGGCGGGCGCACGGTCATCGTCTCCAGCCACCTCCTCGCGGAGGTCGAGCAGTCCTGCACCCACCTCGTGGTCATGGACCGCGGCCGCCTCGTGCAGGCCGGACCCGTCGCGGAGATCACCGGCAACGGCGACACGCTGCTCGTCACCACCGAGGGCGACCTGGCGGAACCGCTGGCCGAGAAGGCCGCCGCCCTGCCCGGCGTGGCGTCCGCGACCCGCGTGGACGGCGGCCTGCTGGTACGGCTCGACGCCACGGGCACACCCGCCGCGCTCGTCGCCGGGCTGGTCCGGCTGGACGTGCCCGTCACCGGGGTGGGGCCGCACCGCCGCCTGGAGGACGCGTTCCTCACCCTGATCGGAGGAGGACCCGCATGA
- a CDS encoding CoA-acylating methylmalonate-semialdehyde dehydrogenase: MTKTVHHWIGGKPVEGTSDRWGPVTDPATGAVTARVALASAGEVDAAVAAARDAYATWGTSSLAQRTAVLFRFRALLDAHRDEIAALITAEHGKVHSDALGEVARGLEIVELACGITTQLKGELSTQVSSRVDVASIRQPVGVVAGITPFNFPAMVPMWMFPLAVACGNTFVLKPSEKDPSPSLRLAELLAEAGLPDGVFNVVQGDRDAVEALLTHPGVDAVSFVGSTPVARYVHTTATAHGKRVQALGGAKNHMLVLPDADLDAAADAAVSAAYGSAGERCMAVSAVVAVGATGDALVERIRERAEKIKVGPGSDPASEMGPLITADHRDKVASYVTGAAADGCEAVLDGTGLTVDGHENGHWMGPSLLDRVPATARAYRDEIFGPVLCVLRADTYEEGVALINASPYGNGTAIFTRDGGAARRFQLEVEAGMVGVNVPIPVPVGYHSFGGWKDSLFGDHHVYGTDGIRFYTRGKVVTTRWPDPSEAPAGVDLGFPRSH; the protein is encoded by the coding sequence ATGACGAAGACCGTCCACCACTGGATCGGTGGCAAGCCCGTCGAGGGCACGTCGGACCGCTGGGGCCCGGTCACCGACCCCGCGACCGGCGCGGTCACCGCCCGTGTCGCGCTCGCCTCCGCCGGCGAGGTCGACGCGGCCGTCGCCGCCGCCAGGGACGCCTACGCCACCTGGGGGACCTCCTCGCTGGCGCAGCGCACCGCCGTGCTGTTCCGCTTCCGGGCCCTGCTGGACGCCCACCGCGACGAGATCGCCGCGCTCATCACCGCCGAGCACGGCAAGGTCCACTCCGACGCCCTCGGCGAGGTCGCCCGCGGCCTGGAGATCGTGGAGCTGGCCTGCGGGATCACCACCCAGCTCAAGGGCGAGCTGTCCACCCAGGTGTCCAGCCGGGTCGACGTCGCCTCGATCCGCCAGCCCGTCGGCGTCGTCGCCGGCATCACCCCGTTCAACTTCCCCGCCATGGTGCCGATGTGGATGTTCCCGCTCGCCGTCGCCTGCGGGAACACCTTCGTCCTCAAGCCCAGCGAGAAGGACCCCTCGCCGTCGCTCCGCCTCGCCGAACTGCTCGCCGAGGCGGGCCTGCCGGACGGGGTGTTCAACGTCGTCCAGGGCGACAGGGACGCCGTCGAGGCGCTGCTCACCCACCCCGGCGTGGACGCCGTCTCGTTCGTCGGCTCCACCCCCGTCGCCCGGTACGTGCACACGACCGCGACCGCCCACGGCAAGCGCGTCCAGGCGCTCGGCGGGGCCAAGAACCACATGCTCGTCCTGCCCGACGCCGACCTCGACGCCGCCGCCGACGCCGCGGTCTCCGCGGCCTACGGCTCCGCGGGCGAGCGCTGCATGGCGGTCTCCGCCGTCGTCGCGGTCGGCGCCACCGGCGACGCGCTCGTGGAGCGCATCCGCGAACGCGCCGAGAAGATCAAGGTCGGCCCCGGCTCCGACCCGGCCTCCGAGATGGGCCCGCTCATCACCGCCGACCATCGCGACAAGGTCGCCTCCTACGTCACCGGAGCCGCCGCCGACGGCTGCGAGGCCGTCCTCGACGGCACCGGCCTCACCGTCGACGGCCACGAGAACGGCCACTGGATGGGCCCGTCGCTGCTCGACCGGGTGCCCGCCACCGCCCGCGCCTACCGGGACGAGATCTTCGGGCCCGTCCTGTGCGTCCTGCGGGCCGACACGTACGAGGAGGGCGTCGCGCTGATCAACGCCTCGCCGTACGGCAACGGCACCGCGATCTTCACCCGCGACGGCGGCGCCGCCCGCCGCTTCCAGCTGGAGGTGGAGGCGGGCATGGTCGGCGTCAACGTGCCGATCCCGGTGCCCGTCGGCTACCACTCCTTCGGTGGCTGGAAGGACTCCCTCTTCGGCGACCACCACGTCTACGGCACCGACGGCATCCGCTTCTACACCCGCGGCAAGGTCGTCACCACCCGCTGGCCCGACCCCTCCGAGGCCCCGGCCGGCGTCGACCTCGGATTCCCCCGCAGCCACTGA
- a CDS encoding helix-turn-helix transcriptional regulator has protein sequence MTDRSLWSYKEIAAHIRVQPDTVRSYRKHGLMPPPDHVEGGKPYWYADTVRTWVANRPGNRSRST, from the coding sequence ATGACGGACCGCAGCCTCTGGTCGTACAAGGAGATCGCCGCGCACATCCGCGTGCAGCCGGACACCGTCCGCTCCTACCGCAAGCACGGCCTGATGCCGCCACCCGACCACGTGGAGGGAGGCAAGCCCTACTGGTACGCGGACACGGTCCGCACCTGGGTGGCCAACCGCCCCGGCAACCGGTCGAGGAGCACATGA
- a CDS encoding GNAT family N-acetyltransferase: protein MDDFSHKPTLTGDKVVLRPFTEGDAETMAVILDDPETLRLTGSAGAPPFTPARLREWYGSRGAQPDRLDLGLVDRASGALVGELVLNDWDEPNRSCNFRVLVGPQGRDRGLGTEAIRLLLAYGFERLGLHRIHLGVYAFNPRALRVYERVGFVREGMERQALLHEGEWIDRVRMAVLEPEWARHRGHVRPYTP, encoded by the coding sequence ATGGACGACTTCTCTCACAAGCCCACCCTCACCGGCGACAAGGTGGTCCTGCGGCCCTTCACCGAGGGCGACGCCGAGACGATGGCGGTGATCCTCGACGACCCGGAGACCCTGCGCCTCACCGGCAGCGCGGGCGCGCCGCCGTTCACCCCCGCCCGGCTGCGCGAGTGGTACGGGTCGCGGGGCGCGCAGCCGGACCGGCTGGACCTCGGGCTGGTCGACCGGGCCTCGGGCGCCCTCGTCGGGGAGCTGGTGCTCAACGACTGGGACGAGCCGAACCGGAGCTGCAACTTCCGCGTCCTCGTCGGCCCGCAGGGGCGCGACCGGGGGCTGGGGACGGAGGCGATCCGGCTGCTCCTCGCGTACGGCTTCGAGCGCCTCGGCCTGCACCGGATCCACCTCGGGGTGTACGCCTTCAACCCGCGCGCCCTCCGCGTCTACGAGCGCGTCGGCTTCGTCCGGGAGGGAATGGAGCGGCAGGCTCTGCTGCACGAGGGCGAGTGGATCGACCGCGTGCGCATGGCGGTCCTGGAGCCGGAGTGGGCGCGGCACCGGGGCCACGTTCGCCCTTATACCCCCTAG
- a CDS encoding heavy-metal-associated domain-containing protein, with translation MTAETNADVTTVYEVKGMTCGHCEGAVTKELSALPGVASVQAVAATGRVTVTSAAPLDEEAVRAAVDEAGYELAGTAA, from the coding sequence ATGACCGCCGAGACGAACGCCGACGTCACCACCGTGTACGAGGTCAAGGGCATGACCTGCGGACACTGCGAGGGGGCCGTCACCAAGGAGCTGTCCGCCCTGCCGGGCGTCGCCTCGGTGCAGGCCGTGGCCGCCACCGGCCGGGTGACCGTGACGTCCGCCGCGCCGCTGGACGAGGAGGCCGTGCGCGCCGCCGTGGACGAGGCCGGCTACGAGCTGGCCGGCACGGCCGCCTGA
- a CDS encoding citrate synthase has product MSDNSVVLRYADGEYTYPVVESTVGDKGFDIGKLRAQTGLVTLDSGYGNTAAYKSAITYLDGEQGILRYRGYPIEQLAERSTFLEVAYLLINGELPKADELQVFTNEITQHTLLHEDVKRFFDGFPRDAHPMAMLSSVVSALSTFYQDSHNPFDEKQRHLSTIRLLAKLPTIAAYAYKKSIGHPFVYPRNDLSYVENFLRMTFSVPAQEYELDPVVVSALDKLLILHADHEQNCSTSTVRLVGSSQANMFASISAGISALWGPLHGGANQSVLEMLQGIQANGGDVDSFIRKVKNKEDGVRLMGFGHRVYKSFDPRAKIIKAAAHDVLSALGKSDELLDIALKLEEHALADDYFVSRNLYPNVDFYTGLIYRAMGFPTEMFTVLFALGRLPGWIAQWHEMIKEPGSRIGRPRQIYTGEVLRDFVPVESR; this is encoded by the coding sequence GTGAGCGACAACTCTGTAGTACTGCGGTACGCGGACGGTGAGTACACCTACCCGGTGGTCGAGAGCACCGTCGGCGACAAGGGCTTCGACATCGGGAAGCTCCGCGCTCAGACGGGTCTGGTGACGCTGGACAGCGGGTACGGCAACACGGCCGCCTACAAATCCGCGATCACCTATCTGGACGGCGAGCAGGGCATCCTGCGCTACCGGGGCTACCCGATCGAGCAGCTCGCCGAGCGCTCCACCTTCCTCGAGGTGGCGTACCTGCTGATCAACGGTGAGCTTCCGAAGGCCGACGAGCTCCAGGTCTTCACCAACGAGATCACGCAGCACACCCTGCTGCACGAGGACGTCAAGCGGTTCTTCGACGGCTTCCCGCGCGACGCCCACCCGATGGCGATGCTGTCGTCGGTGGTCAGCGCGCTGTCGACGTTCTACCAGGACAGCCACAACCCGTTCGACGAGAAGCAGCGCCACCTGTCGACGATCCGGCTGCTGGCGAAGCTGCCGACGATCGCCGCCTACGCGTACAAGAAGTCGATCGGCCACCCGTTCGTCTACCCGCGCAACGACCTGTCGTACGTCGAGAACTTCCTGCGCATGACGTTCTCCGTGCCGGCGCAGGAGTACGAGCTCGACCCGGTCGTCGTCTCGGCGCTCGACAAGCTGCTGATCCTCCACGCCGACCACGAGCAGAACTGCTCGACCTCCACGGTCCGCCTGGTCGGCTCGTCGCAGGCGAACATGTTCGCGTCGATCTCCGCGGGCATCTCGGCCCTGTGGGGCCCGCTGCACGGCGGCGCCAACCAGTCGGTGCTGGAGATGCTCCAGGGCATCCAGGCCAACGGCGGCGACGTCGACTCCTTCATCCGCAAGGTGAAGAACAAGGAGGACGGCGTCCGGCTGATGGGCTTCGGCCACCGCGTCTACAAGAGCTTCGACCCCCGCGCGAAGATCATCAAGGCGGCGGCGCACGACGTCCTCTCGGCGCTCGGCAAGAGCGACGAGCTGCTGGACATCGCGCTCAAGCTGGAGGAGCACGCGCTCGCCGACGACTACTTCGTCTCGCGCAACCTCTACCCGAACGTGGACTTCTACACGGGTCTGATCTACCGCGCCATGGGCTTCCCGACCGAGATGTTCACGGTCCTGTTCGCCCTCGGCCGCCTGCCGGGCTGGATCGCCCAGTGGCACGAGATGATCAAGGAGCCGGGCTCCCGCATCGGCCGCCCCCGCCAGATCTACACCGGCGAGGTCCTGCGCGACTTCGTCCCGGTCGAGTCCCGCTGA
- the recD2 gene encoding SF1B family DNA helicase RecD2 — MSQMAVVEGVLERITYSNDETGYTVARVDTGRGGGELLTVVGSLLGAQPGESLRMEGRWGSHPQYGRQFTVENYTTLLPATIQGIRRYLGSGLIKGIGPRMADRITEHFGTDTLDVIEHEPQRLVEVPGLGPKRTRMIGAAWEEQKAIKEVMVFLQGVGVSTSIAVRIYKQYGDASVSVVRNQPYRLAADVWGIGFLTADRIAQAVGIPHDSPDRAKAGLRHALSQSADQGHCFLPEERLIADAVKLLQVDTGLVIDCLAELAADEEEGGIVRERVPGPDGEPVTGVFLLPFHRAEVSLAAAVGRLMRADEDRMAAFRDVAWDKALAWLADRTGAELAPEQEAAVRLALTRKVAVLTGGPGCGKSFTVRSVVELARAKRAKVVLAAPTGRAAKRLAELTGAEASTVHRLLELKPGGDAAYDRDRPLDADLVVVDEASMLDLLLANKLVKAVAPGAHLLLVGDVDQLPSVGAGQVLGDLLAPGSPVPSVRLTRIFRQAQKSGVVTNAHRINKGEYPVTSGLPDFFHFVAEDTEEAGRLTVDVAARRVPARFGLDPRRDVQVLAPMHRGPAGAGTLNGLLQQAVTPARPGLPEKRFGGRVFRVGDKVTQIRNNYEKGANGVFNGTVGVVTALDADEQRLTVLTDEDEEVPYDFDELDELAHAYAVTIHRSQGSEYPAVVIPVTTSAWTMLQRNLLYTAVTRARKLVVLVGSRKALGQAVRTVSAGRRFTALDHRLTGGRPVGNIT, encoded by the coding sequence ATGTCGCAGATGGCGGTGGTCGAGGGCGTCCTCGAACGGATCACGTACAGCAACGACGAGACCGGGTACACGGTCGCCCGCGTCGACACGGGGCGCGGCGGCGGCGAACTGCTCACCGTCGTCGGCTCGCTGCTCGGCGCGCAGCCGGGGGAGTCGCTGCGGATGGAGGGCCGCTGGGGCTCCCACCCGCAGTATGGGCGGCAGTTCACAGTGGAGAACTACACGACGCTGCTGCCCGCGACGATCCAGGGCATCCGGCGCTACCTGGGCTCCGGGCTGATCAAGGGCATCGGCCCGCGCATGGCCGACCGGATCACGGAGCACTTCGGCACGGACACGCTCGACGTCATCGAGCACGAGCCGCAGCGCCTCGTGGAGGTGCCCGGCCTCGGGCCGAAGCGCACCCGCATGATCGGCGCCGCGTGGGAGGAGCAGAAGGCGATCAAGGAGGTGATGGTCTTCCTCCAGGGCGTCGGGGTGTCCACCTCGATCGCGGTGCGGATCTACAAGCAGTACGGCGACGCGTCGGTCTCCGTCGTGCGGAACCAGCCGTACCGGCTCGCCGCCGACGTGTGGGGCATCGGCTTCCTCACCGCCGACCGCATCGCGCAGGCCGTCGGGATACCCCACGACAGTCCCGACCGCGCCAAGGCGGGGCTGCGGCACGCCCTGTCCCAGTCGGCCGACCAGGGGCACTGCTTCCTGCCCGAGGAGCGGCTGATCGCCGACGCGGTCAAGCTGCTCCAGGTCGACACCGGCCTGGTCATCGACTGCCTCGCCGAGCTGGCGGCGGACGAGGAGGAGGGCGGGATCGTGCGGGAGCGCGTGCCCGGCCCGGACGGCGAGCCGGTCACGGGGGTGTTCCTGCTGCCGTTCCACCGCGCGGAGGTGTCCCTCGCCGCGGCGGTCGGGCGGCTGATGCGGGCCGACGAGGACCGGATGGCGGCCTTCCGGGACGTCGCCTGGGACAAGGCGCTGGCGTGGCTCGCGGACCGCACGGGGGCGGAGCTGGCGCCCGAGCAGGAGGCGGCCGTGCGCCTCGCCCTCACCCGGAAGGTCGCCGTGCTGACCGGCGGGCCCGGCTGCGGCAAGTCGTTCACGGTGCGGTCGGTGGTGGAGCTGGCGCGCGCCAAGCGGGCGAAGGTGGTGCTGGCCGCGCCGACCGGCCGGGCGGCGAAGCGGCTCGCGGAGCTGACCGGCGCCGAGGCGTCCACGGTGCACCGGCTGCTGGAGCTGAAGCCGGGCGGGGACGCGGCGTACGACCGGGACCGGCCGCTGGACGCGGACCTGGTGGTGGTCGACGAGGCGTCGATGCTGGACCTGCTGCTGGCGAACAAGCTGGTCAAGGCCGTCGCGCCGGGGGCGCACCTGCTGCTGGTGGGGGACGTGGACCAGTTGCCGAGCGTCGGCGCGGGGCAGGTGCTCGGGGATCTGCTGGCGCCGGGCAGCCCGGTCCCGTCGGTGCGGCTCACCCGGATCTTCCGGCAGGCGCAGAAGTCGGGCGTCGTCACCAACGCCCACCGGATCAACAAGGGGGAGTACCCGGTCACCAGCGGGCTGCCGGACTTCTTCCACTTCGTGGCCGAGGACACGGAGGAGGCCGGCAGGCTGACGGTGGACGTGGCCGCCCGGCGCGTCCCCGCCCGGTTCGGCCTCGACCCGCGCCGGGACGTGCAGGTCCTGGCGCCCATGCACCGCGGCCCGGCCGGGGCGGGCACGCTCAACGGGCTGCTCCAGCAGGCCGTCACGCCGGCCCGCCCCGGACTGCCGGAGAAGCGGTTCGGCGGCCGGGTCTTCCGCGTCGGCGACAAGGTGACGCAGATCCGCAACAACTACGAGAAGGGCGCCAACGGCGTCTTCAACGGCACGGTCGGGGTGGTCACCGCCCTCGACGCGGACGAGCAGCGGCTGACGGTGCTGACCGACGAGGACGAGGAGGTGCCCTACGACTTCGACGAGCTGGACGAGCTGGCCCACGCGTACGCCGTGACGATCCACCGCTCGCAGGGCAGCGAGTACCCGGCCGTCGTGATCCCGGTCACGACGAGCGCGTGGACGATGCTCCAGCGCAACCTCCTCTACACGGCCGTCACCCGCGCCCGGAAGCTCGTCGTCCTCGTCGGTTCGCGCAAGGCGCTCGGGCAGGCCGTCCGCACGGTTTCCGCCGGTCGGCGCTTTACCGCACTCGATCACCGGCTGACAGGAGGACGCCCCGTGGGAAACATCACCTAG
- a CDS encoding sugar phosphate isomerase/epimerase family protein gives MSAADPTRLSINQMTVRQLSLPELTGACARLGVTGVGLWREPVRLYGVEAAAKLVRDAGLAVTTLCRGGFFTTAPDLDDNRAAIDEAAALGTDTLVLVSGGLPPGGRDLGAARERIADALAELAPYAAERGVRLAIEPLHPMYAADRCAVSTLDQALALAERFPASQVGVVVDTYHVWWDDRAPAAVARAGAQGRLHSFQVADWTTPLPEGVLNGRGQLGDGCVDLRSWRERVDAAGYAGPVEVELFNDALWARDGAEVLEETVRRYAEHVL, from the coding sequence GTGAGCGCAGCCGACCCGACCCGCCTCAGCATCAACCAGATGACCGTCAGGCAGCTGTCGCTCCCCGAGCTGACCGGGGCGTGCGCGCGCCTGGGCGTCACCGGGGTCGGCCTGTGGCGCGAGCCGGTCCGGCTGTACGGCGTGGAGGCGGCCGCGAAGCTGGTCCGCGACGCCGGGCTGGCCGTCACCACCCTGTGCCGGGGCGGGTTCTTCACCACGGCGCCGGACCTCGACGACAACCGCGCGGCGATCGACGAGGCCGCCGCGCTCGGCACGGACACGCTGGTCCTGGTGTCCGGGGGGCTCCCGCCCGGCGGGAGGGACCTGGGCGCCGCCCGCGAGCGGATCGCGGACGCCCTCGCCGAACTCGCCCCGTACGCCGCCGAGCGCGGGGTGCGCCTCGCGATCGAGCCGCTGCACCCGATGTACGCGGCGGACCGGTGCGCGGTCTCCACCCTCGACCAGGCGCTGGCCCTCGCCGAACGCTTCCCGGCGTCCCAGGTCGGCGTCGTCGTGGACACCTACCACGTGTGGTGGGACGACCGGGCCCCGGCGGCGGTCGCCCGCGCGGGCGCGCAGGGCCGCCTCCACTCCTTCCAGGTCGCCGACTGGACGACACCGCTGCCGGAGGGCGTCCTCAACGGGCGCGGACAGCTCGGGGACGGCTGCGTCGACCTGCGGTCGTGGCGCGAGCGGGTCGACGCGGCCGGGTACGCGGGGCCCGTCGAGGTGGAGCTGTTCAACGACGCGCTGTGGGCGCGGGACGGGGCGGAGGTGCTGGAGGAGACGGTGCGCCGGTACGCCGAGCACGTCCTGTAG